One segment of Brassica napus cultivar Da-Ae chromosome C3, Da-Ae, whole genome shotgun sequence DNA contains the following:
- the LOC106451894 gene encoding protein DMR6-LIKE OXYGENASE 1-like yields MGVLDEAFIQAPEHRPKTHLTNSGDYILSNEIPTIDLSSLQDPHCDKTALAAEIAEACMRWGFFQVINHGLSLDLMRRVEKTVAEFFSLTLEEKRRVKRDEVNPMGYHDGEHTKNVRDWKEIFDFFLQDSTTVPATTEPEDTELRKLTNPWPQNPSDFREVCQEYAREVEKLAFKLLELISISLGLPGDRLTGYFKDQTSFLRFNHYPPCPNPELALGVGRHADAGVITVLAQDSVGGLQVSRRSDGQWFSVKPNPDAFIINIGNCMQVWTNDKYWSAEHRVVVNSSKERFSMPFFLFPSHDTNIEPLKELISEDNPPCYKKYNWGKFFAARNRSDYKKLQTESIQIDRFKAA; encoded by the exons ATGGGAGTACTCGACGAAGCTTTTATCCAAGCTCCAGAACACAGACCCAAAACTCATCTCACAAACTCCGGTGACTACATTCTCTCCAACGAGATCCCGACCATCGATCTCTCCTCTCTCCAAGACCCACACTGCGACAAGACAGCGCTAGCGGCAGAGATTGCAGAAGCATGCATGAGATGGGGCTTTTTCCAGGTGATCAACCATGGTTTGTCGTTGGACTTAATGCGTAGGGTGGAGAAGACGGTGGCCGAGTTTTTCAGTCTAACGttggaggagaagagaagagtgaAAAGAGATGAAGTGAACCCTATGGGTTATCACGACGGAGAACATACCAAAAACGTTAGAGACTGGAAAGAGATTTTCGATTTCTTTCTGCAGGACTCGACGACGGTTCCGGCGACTACAGAGCCGGAAGATACCGAGCTCAGGAAGCTGACTAACCCGTGGCCTCAAAACCCTTCCGACTTCAG AGAGGTGTGCCAAGAATATGCAAGAGAAGTTGAGAAGTTAGCTTTCAAGCTTTTGGaacttatctccattagcttgGGTCTACCCGGTGATCGGTTAACAGGTTACTTCAAGGACCAAACAAGCTTTTTGCGGTTTAACCATTACCCTCCTTGCCCGAACCCGGAGCTAGCATTAGGCGTTGGACGCCACGCAGACGCAGGAGTTATAACCGTCTTGGCACAAGATAGTGTGGGTGGGTTACAAGTGAGCCGTAGATCAGATGGACAATGGTTCTCTGTGAAACCCAACCCTGATGCTTTCATCATTAACATTGGCAACTGCATGCAG GTATGGACAAATGACAAGTATTGGAGTGCAGAACATAGAGTGGTAGTGAATTCAAGCAAAGAGAGATTCTCAATGCCATTCTTCCTTTTCCCATCCCACGATACCAACATTGAGCCATTGAAGGAGCTTATAAGCGAAGACAACCCGCCTTGTTACAAAAAGTACAATTGGGGCAAGTTCTTTGCTGCAAGAAACAGAAGTGATTACAAGAAGCTCCAAACTGAGAGCATCCAGATTGATCGCTTCAAGGCCGCTTAA
- the LOC106444102 gene encoding pollen-specific leucine-rich repeat extensin-like protein 1, which produces MNRRTMEKPYGCFLLLFFFIIFTIIHSTTALTDEEASFLTKRQLLTSPENDNLLDDIEYEVDVDLKFANNRLKRAYIALQAWKKAIYSDPFNTSANWVGTNVCSYKGVFCAPALDDPNMMVVAGIDMNHADIAGYLPHELGLLTDVALFHINSNRFCGIIPKSLSKLTLMYEFDVSNNRFVGPFPIVALSWPSLKFLDVRYNDFEGKLPPEIFDKDLDAIFLNNNRFESIIPETIGKSTASVVTFAHNKFSGCIPKTIGKMKNLNEIMFIGNNLSGCFPNEIGSLNNVTVFDASKNGFVGSLPSSLSLLDNVEQMDFSYNKLTGFVPDSICKLPKLSNFTFSYNFFNGEAQSCVPGKSQDKQFDDTSNCLQNRPQQKSAKECLPVVSRPVDCSKDKCAGGGGGGGSNPTPNTPKTPEHKPEINTPKLEEPSKPNPKESPKPQQPSPEPETEPSKPKEPKPETPKQDSLKPEQPKPKHESPKQESPKKQPPKQEESPEPDMTKPEESPKHEQSPKTETPKIRSPPMEPPVTDDPYDASPIKKRRPQPPSTEETPQSSPVHSPPPPPVHSPPPLVFSPPPPVHSPPPPPVHSPPPPVFSPPPPPPVYSPPPPPPVLSPPPPVHSPPPPVHSPPPPVHSPPPPVLSPPPPPPVHSPPPPVHSPPPPVHSPPPPVHSPPPPPPPVFSPPPPAPIYSPPPPPPVHFPPPPKYSPPPPVHSPPPPVYTPPPSSPIYSPLPAFSPPPKPATPLPPATSPMINAPTPSSEIEEESSPVQAPTPYSKTIEAPSESDHSPVFKSSPAPAPSSEIEEESSPVQAPTSYSKTVEAPSESDHSPVFKSSPAPAPSSEIEEESSPVQAPNPDSETVEAPSESDHSPVFKSSPTPTPSSEIEEYSSPAQAPTPDSETVEAPSESDHSPVFKSSPAPTPSTEIEEDSSPVQAPTPNSKTIEAPSEYDQSPVLNSAPAPTPISEPNHTPTPLSQPDISPVPSEEQIEAPSPSTQEVKPPVTTSTPPKNNDGGDDDFILPPNIGFQYASPPPPMFPGY; this is translated from the coding sequence ATGAATCGAAGAACAATGGAGAAGCCTTATGGCTGCTTCCTTCTCCTAttcttttttatcatttttactaTCATACATTCTACAACCGCTCTCACCGATGAAGAAGCTTCATTTCTCACAAAACGTCAACTTTTAACTTCACCGGAGAATGACAATCTTCTCGACGATATAGAATATGAAGTCGATGTAGACCTCAAATTTGCTAACAACCGACTCAAGAGGGCTTACATTGCCCTTCAAGCTTGGAAAAAGGCAATATACTCTGATCCCTTCAACACATCAGCTAACTGGGTTGGTACAAACGTGTGTTCTTATAAAGGTGTGTTCTGCGCGCCAGCACTTGATGATCCAAACATGATGGTTGTGGCGGGAATTGATATGAACCATGCAGATATAGCTGGATATTTGCCTCATGAACTAGGTCTGTTGACTGATGTCGCCTTGTTTCATATTAATTCCAACAGATTCTGCGGTATTATCCCAAAAAGCTTATCAAAACTGACATTAATGTATGAATTCGATGTGAGCAACAACCGTTTTGTTGGTCCGTTCCCGATAGTTGCACTCTCTTGGCCATCTTTGAAGTTCCTTGACGTGAGATACAACGATTTTGAAGGGAAACTTCCCCCAGAGATCTTTGATAAGGATCTCGATGCTATTTTCTTGAACAACAATAGATTCGAGTCGATCATCCCTGAGACAATCGGTAAATCGACTGCTTCCGTCGTGACCTTTGCGCATAATAAATTCAGCGGTTGCATCCCAAAAACCATTGGTAAGATGAAGAATCTCAACGAGATTATGTTTATAGGGAATAACTTGAGCGGTTGTTTCCCTAACGAGATTGGATCGTTGAACAATGTGACTGTGTTTGATGCGAGCAAGAATGGGTTTGTTGGAAGTTTACCGTCAAGCTTGTCACTCTTAGATAATGTGGAACAAATGGATTTCTCATACAATAAGCTCACTGGATTTGTTCCGGACAGTATTTGCAAGCTGCCAAAGTTGtcaaattttacattttcttatAACTTCTTCAATGGAGAAGCGCAGAGTTGTGTTCCTGGGAAAAGTCAAGATAAACAGTTTGATGATACAAGCAATTGCTTACAGAACAGACCACAACAAAAGTCGGCTAAAGAATGTTTACCAGTGGTTAGTCGTCCTGTGGATTGCAGCAAGGACAAGTGTGCCGGTGGTGGCGGAGGAGGAGGCTCAAATCCAACACCTAATACACCAAAAACACCAGAGCATAAACCGGAGATTAATACACCAAAATTAGAAGAACCTTCTAAACCAAATCCAAAGGAATCTCCCAAACCACAACAACCTAGTCCAGAACCTGAGACAGAGCCTTCTAAACCAAAAGAACCTAAACCAGAAACACCAAAACAAGATTCACTGAAACCAGAACAGCCAAAGCCTAAGCATGAGTCACCAAAACAAGAGTCACCTAAGAAACAACCACCAAAACAAGAAGAATCTCCTGAACCAGATATGACAAAACCTGAAGAGTCACCTAAGCATGAACAATCACCAAAAACAGAAACACCAAAAATTAGGTCGCCGCCAATGGAACCACCGGTCACAGACGATCCTTATGACGCATCTCCCATAAAAAAACGTCGTCCTCAACCACCGTCAACAGAAGAAACACCACAATCATCACCAGTACActccccaccaccaccaccagttCATTCTCCACCACCTCTTGTattttctcctcctcctccagtccattctcctccaccaccaccagttCATTCCCCACCGCCTCCTGTATTTtcacctcctccaccacctccgGTATactctcctcctccaccaccaccagtcCTCTCTCCTCCCCCACCAGTTcattcaccaccaccaccagtcCACTCTCCTCCCCCACCAGTCcattcaccaccaccaccagtcCTCTCTCCTCCCCCACCACCACCAGTTcattcaccaccaccaccagttcactctccaccaccaccagtcCATTCTCCTCCCCCACCAGTCcattcaccaccaccaccacccccACCAGTTTtctctccaccaccacctgcACCTATCTACtctcctccacctcctccaccAGTCCACTTTCCACCACCTCCGAAGTATTCTCCACCGCCTCCAGTTCATTCTCCGCCTCCTCCAGTCTACACGCCACCACCTTCATCACCGATATATTCTCCTCTTCCAGCTTTCTCACCACCACCAAAACCAGCAACACCTTTACCACCGGCAACATCTCCAATGATAAATGCTCCAACACCTTCATCAGAAATAGAAGAAGAATCATCGCCGGTTCAAGCACCAACTCCATACTCGAAAACCATCGAAGCACCATCAGAATCAGATCATTCACCAGTGTTCAAATCGTCACCCGCTCCAGCACCTTCATCAGAAATAGAAGAAGAATCATCGCCGGTTCAAGCTCCAACTTCATACTCTAAAACCGTTGAAGCACCATCAGAATCAGATCATTCACCAGTGTTCAAATCGTCACCCGCTCCAGCACCTTCATCAGAAATAGAAGAAGAATCATCACCAGTTCAAGCTCCAAATCCAGACTCCGAGACCGTCGAAGCACCATCAGAATCAGATCATTCACCAGTGTTCAAATCATCACCAACTCCAACACCTTCATCAGAAATAGAAGAATATTCATCACCAGCTCAAGCTCCAACTCCGGACTCTGAGACCGTCGAAGCACCATCAGAATCAGATCATTCACCTGTGTTCAAATCATCACCCGCTCCAACACCTTCAACAGAAATTGAAGAAGATTCATCACCGGTTCAAGCTCCAACTCCAAACTCTAAGACCATAGAAGCACCATCAGAATATGATCAATCACCAGTGCTCAACTCAGCTCCTGCTCCTACACCAATCTCCGAGCCGAATCATACTCCAACTCCACTTTCCCAACCAGATATATCTCCAGTTCCTTCAGAAGAACAAATCGAAGCACCATCACCGTCAACACAAGAAGTAAAACCACCAGTTACAACATCAACGCCACCAAAAAATAATGACGGTGGTGATGATGATTTCATCCTTCCACCAAATATAGGATTCCAATACGCATCGCCACCACCACCAATGTTTCCTGGTTACTAA
- the LOC111203995 gene encoding uncharacterized protein LOC111203995, with product MVSQKLEFCIELVKMAVVFVAAVAESLEEAFRKPQPALPVVHDGRRNSYANVPIPLVGFM from the coding sequence ATGGTGTCTCAAAAGCTGGAGTTTTGCATCGAATTAGTGAAGATGGCAGTCGTTTTTGTCGCCGCCGTGGCTGAATCATTAGAAGAAGCTTTCCGTAAGCCTCAGCCGGCGCTTCCGGTAGTTCATGACGGTCGCCGGAACAGTTACGCTAACGTTCCCATTCCTCTCGTTGGATTCATgtga
- the LOC111203996 gene encoding uncharacterized protein LOC111203996, whose product MLDVNVYKYISAFTSKTSQRQEFSRSGKHIEGRKHIPQKRKTQTEEEYIFIFLLQIKHSMVSQKLEFCIELVKMAVVLVATVAESVEEAFRKPQPPLPAVHDGRRNSYANVPIPLVGFM is encoded by the coding sequence ATGCTCGACGTGAATGTGTATAAATACATCTCGGCTTTTACAAGTAAGACCTCACAAAGACAAGAGTTCTCGAGAAGCGGAAAACATATAGAGGGAAGGAAACACATACCTCAAAAGCGCAAAACACAAACcgaagaagagtatatttttatttttctcctaCAAATTAAACACAGTATGGTGTCTCAGAAGCTCGAGTTTTGCATCGAATTAGTGAAGATGGCAGTCGTTCTTGTCGCCACCGTGGCTGAATCGGTAGAAGAAGCTTTCCGTAAGCCTCAGCCGCCGCTTCCAGCAGTTCATGACGGTCGCCGGAACAGTTACGCCAACGTTCCCATTCCTCTCGTTGGATTCATgtga